One genomic segment of Amycolatopsis sp. Hca4 includes these proteins:
- a CDS encoding AAA family ATPase, which produces MWLTAPRPTSVSVRSGPARLTGRDTELDAIVAVLRRRPAAVLIEGEPGMGRTRLLAEIGRRAEFDGGRVLTGACQPLRHPFPYGPVLEALRAVADAPLGPLSPVAGVLRPLLPELAEALPPQPEPLADPVAERHRVFRAVRELLRACGPTLVLIDDLQWADEDTRDLMRFLAGSMPPELAVVATYRSATDVRPGPLGAPFRTDPAVHSARVALGALDVAAVRALAVDILELPRVTDDFAAKLHECTAGIPFVAEETLRALKEAAERLPVGEVLSDRLLENLEVPVLLREAVTERLATLPGPAVRLAGAAAVLGVAAEAAVLGELAELSGETLRTALLDALSGGVLGEAGDGKYGFRHPLARKAVYDTVSGPERALLHAQAIRVLAAQPSPPLTLLARHSRAAGRVDQWRHYAEAAADEAITRGETSRAIDLLQSVLAEPGPAQADVGRVAGKLSQVALRGFRPDVLGTLQRVLEEVTLPPSVRGSIRLSVGMLLVRTIGGLGRGRLEVERAVGELTDRPDLAARGITLLAQPIDGLTPLSWHEAWRARAGEVYERLDDPELRLALTADRIAAASHVGDGSAWAEFEALSDTVGTVAERVQLARLWCNLADGQSWAGHLDRAERLVTEGVRRATDAGALYAIGLIQGTRVRLDWVRGRWTGLAEAAEQLRDSYPELGPIVMESSLVLGGLAAVRGEFAAAQRHLAAASVHAPDRGPIPVVLSAAGVLISVLLATDDVDGACAAADTAVAAAGRKGVWIWAAALVPAAAQAYARAERWPDADNVVEAFARGIEGRDAPVAAAALVAGRAVLLEARGKHLAAAALFDEAASGYTALPMPYPATAMRERASMCRLAAGNRSAVDELTAAAEAYEQLGATRDAGRCRHQLREHGAWAPSQRGRRGYGSELSPREREVARMLAEGRTNREIADGLFLSPRTVEQHVAKVLRKLGARSRTDVARKLPGEVTTAPAG; this is translated from the coding sequence ATGTGGCTGACCGCCCCCCGCCCCACCTCGGTGTCCGTCCGGTCGGGACCCGCCCGGCTGACCGGCCGCGACACCGAGCTCGACGCCATCGTCGCCGTGCTGCGGAGACGCCCGGCCGCCGTCCTCATCGAAGGCGAGCCGGGCATGGGCCGCACCCGGCTGCTCGCGGAGATCGGGCGGCGCGCGGAGTTCGACGGCGGCCGCGTGCTCACCGGCGCCTGCCAGCCGCTGCGGCACCCCTTTCCCTACGGGCCCGTCCTGGAAGCGCTTCGCGCGGTCGCCGACGCTCCGCTCGGGCCGCTCAGCCCGGTCGCCGGCGTGCTGCGGCCGTTGCTCCCGGAACTCGCGGAAGCGCTTCCCCCGCAGCCCGAACCACTCGCCGACCCGGTCGCCGAACGCCACCGCGTGTTCCGGGCGGTCCGGGAACTCCTGCGGGCCTGCGGACCCACGCTCGTCCTGATCGACGACCTCCAGTGGGCCGACGAGGACACCCGTGACCTCATGCGGTTCCTAGCCGGTTCGATGCCGCCCGAGCTGGCGGTGGTCGCCACCTACCGGTCGGCCACGGACGTGCGACCCGGCCCGCTCGGGGCACCCTTCCGCACCGACCCGGCGGTCCACTCCGCCCGCGTCGCCCTCGGCGCGCTCGACGTCGCGGCCGTGCGCGCGCTGGCCGTCGACATCCTCGAACTCCCCCGGGTCACCGACGACTTCGCCGCGAAGCTGCACGAGTGCACGGCCGGGATCCCGTTCGTGGCCGAAGAAACGCTGCGGGCGTTGAAGGAGGCGGCCGAGCGGCTGCCGGTCGGCGAGGTCCTCTCCGACCGGCTGCTGGAAAACCTCGAAGTCCCGGTGCTGCTGCGGGAAGCCGTCACCGAACGGCTCGCCACGTTGCCCGGGCCCGCCGTGCGGCTGGCCGGCGCGGCCGCGGTGCTCGGCGTCGCCGCCGAAGCCGCCGTGCTCGGCGAACTGGCCGAGCTGTCCGGTGAGACCCTCCGCACCGCGCTCCTCGACGCCCTCTCCGGCGGCGTACTCGGCGAAGCGGGCGACGGCAAGTACGGCTTCCGGCACCCGTTGGCGCGCAAGGCGGTCTACGACACGGTGAGCGGGCCCGAACGCGCGTTGCTGCACGCGCAGGCGATCCGCGTGCTCGCCGCGCAGCCGTCGCCGCCGCTCACGCTGCTGGCCCGGCACTCCCGCGCCGCGGGCCGCGTCGACCAGTGGCGGCACTACGCGGAAGCGGCCGCCGACGAAGCGATCACCCGCGGCGAGACGTCCCGCGCGATCGACCTCCTGCAGTCGGTGCTCGCCGAGCCCGGGCCGGCGCAGGCCGACGTCGGGCGCGTGGCGGGCAAGCTGAGCCAGGTCGCGCTGCGGGGGTTCCGCCCCGACGTGCTCGGCACGCTGCAACGCGTCCTCGAAGAGGTGACGCTCCCGCCGTCGGTCCGCGGGTCGATCCGGCTGAGCGTCGGCATGCTGCTGGTCCGGACCATCGGCGGGCTCGGCCGCGGCCGGCTGGAGGTCGAGCGCGCGGTCGGCGAGCTGACCGACCGGCCGGACCTCGCCGCCCGCGGGATCACCCTGCTCGCCCAGCCGATCGACGGGCTGACGCCGTTGTCGTGGCACGAAGCCTGGCGCGCCCGCGCGGGCGAGGTGTACGAGCGGCTCGACGACCCCGAGCTGCGGCTCGCGCTGACCGCCGACCGGATCGCGGCCGCGTCGCACGTCGGCGACGGCTCCGCGTGGGCGGAGTTCGAAGCGCTGTCGGACACCGTCGGCACCGTCGCCGAGCGCGTCCAGCTGGCCCGGCTGTGGTGCAACCTGGCCGACGGCCAGTCGTGGGCCGGGCACCTCGACCGCGCCGAGCGGCTGGTGACCGAGGGCGTCCGGCGCGCGACCGACGCCGGCGCGCTGTACGCGATCGGCCTGATCCAGGGCACCCGCGTCCGGCTCGACTGGGTGCGCGGGCGCTGGACCGGCCTGGCCGAAGCCGCCGAGCAGCTGCGGGACAGCTACCCGGAGCTCGGCCCGATCGTCATGGAATCGTCGCTGGTGCTCGGCGGGCTGGCGGCCGTGCGCGGGGAGTTCGCCGCGGCGCAACGGCACCTGGCCGCGGCGAGCGTGCACGCGCCGGACCGCGGCCCGATCCCCGTGGTCCTCTCGGCGGCCGGGGTGCTGATCTCGGTGCTGCTGGCGACCGACGACGTCGACGGCGCGTGCGCGGCGGCCGACACGGCGGTGGCCGCGGCCGGGCGCAAGGGCGTCTGGATCTGGGCGGCCGCGCTGGTCCCGGCGGCGGCGCAGGCGTACGCGCGGGCCGAGCGCTGGCCGGACGCCGACAACGTGGTCGAAGCGTTCGCGCGGGGTATCGAGGGCCGTGACGCGCCGGTCGCCGCGGCCGCGCTGGTGGCGGGCCGCGCGGTGCTGCTCGAAGCGCGCGGCAAGCACCTGGCCGCGGCGGCGTTGTTCGACGAAGCCGCGTCCGGTTACACGGCCCTGCCGATGCCCTACCCGGCGACGGCCATGCGCGAACGCGCGTCGATGTGCCGGCTCGCCGCGGGCAACCGGTCGGCGGTGGACGAGCTGACCGCGGCGGCCGAGGCGTACGAACAGCTCGGCGCGACCCGTGACGCCGGCCGGTGCCGTCACCAGCTGCGCGAGCACGGCGCTTGGGCACCCTCGCAACGCGGACGGCGGGGGTACGGGAGCGAACTGTCCCCGCGGGAGCGCGAAGTGGCCCGGATGTTGGCGGAGGGCCGGACGAACCGGGAGATCGCGGACGGGCTGTTCCTCTCACCGCGCACGGTCGAACAGCACGTGGCGAAGGTGCTGCGGAAACTCGGCGCCCGCTCGCGGACGGACGTGGCCCGCAAGCTCCCCGGCGAAGTGACGACCGCACCGGCTGGCTAA
- a CDS encoding DUF1345 domain-containing protein has protein sequence MGVVVATLVLQVILPEDMALHPRWLLPAVSGLLVVALLLVNPGRMSQFSAVERVISLLLVGAVTAVNAGSAVTLVYNIATGTIGDHAGAVLVTGAIVYWTNIVAFSLWYWEFDRGGPGRRAAGRAEYPDLQFPQMADPGLASQNWEPSYLDYLYFSFTNAAAFSPTDVMPLRIWAKMTMMLQAVVSLVLAVMVVAWAINNLK, from the coding sequence ATGGGCGTCGTCGTCGCGACCCTCGTCCTGCAGGTCATCCTGCCCGAGGACATGGCGCTGCACCCGCGGTGGCTGCTGCCCGCGGTCTCGGGGCTGCTCGTCGTCGCGCTGCTGCTGGTCAACCCGGGGCGGATGTCGCAGTTCAGCGCGGTCGAGCGGGTCATCTCGCTGCTGCTCGTCGGCGCCGTCACCGCGGTGAACGCCGGGTCCGCGGTGACCCTGGTCTACAACATCGCCACCGGGACGATCGGCGACCACGCCGGTGCCGTGCTGGTCACCGGCGCGATCGTCTACTGGACGAACATCGTCGCCTTTTCCCTCTGGTACTGGGAGTTCGACCGCGGCGGCCCGGGCCGGCGGGCCGCGGGCCGGGCCGAGTACCCCGACCTGCAGTTCCCGCAGATGGCCGACCCGGGCCTGGCGAGCCAGAACTGGGAACCGTCCTACCTGGACTACCTGTACTTCTCGTTCACCAACGCGGCGGCCTTCAGCCCCACCGACGTCATGCCCCTGCGGATCTGGGCGAAGATGACGATGATGCTGCAGGCCGTCGTGTCGCTGGTGCTCGCGGTGATGGTCGTCGCCTGGGCGATCAACAACCTGAAGTGA
- a CDS encoding G1 family glutamic endopeptidase, whose amino-acid sequence MSKTLRVLTAIAAAAAGLAVTGTAHAAVEYGSHFHGHQFSGGNWGGYVSFGSFTTATASWTEPSVTCNSTNDLFAPWVGIDGDGSSTVEQTGVETDCSSGRPVYSAWYEMYPAAPVYYSVSVSAGDHITATVTRTATNTYRLDLSDTTKGWSKSTTKSLTSKHASAEAIIESPTDSYPSISGGVKFTGVKFNGTNLASTSPSGLNADDRGTYTWIPGAIGSDGQSFTIARH is encoded by the coding sequence ATGTCCAAAACCCTTCGCGTCCTCACGGCGATCGCCGCCGCTGCCGCCGGTCTCGCCGTCACGGGCACCGCCCACGCCGCCGTCGAGTACGGCTCGCACTTCCATGGACACCAGTTCTCGGGCGGCAACTGGGGCGGTTACGTCAGCTTCGGCAGCTTCACCACGGCGACGGCGAGCTGGACCGAACCGTCGGTGACCTGCAACTCCACCAACGACCTGTTCGCGCCCTGGGTCGGCATCGACGGCGACGGATCGTCCACTGTGGAACAGACCGGCGTCGAGACGGACTGCTCCAGCGGGCGTCCGGTGTACTCGGCCTGGTACGAGATGTACCCGGCCGCGCCGGTGTACTACAGCGTGTCGGTCAGCGCGGGCGACCACATCACCGCGACGGTGACGCGCACCGCCACCAACACCTACCGGCTGGACCTCTCCGACACCACCAAGGGCTGGTCCAAGTCCACGACCAAGTCGCTGACCTCGAAGCACGCCTCGGCGGAGGCGATCATCGAGTCGCCGACCGACTCGTACCCGTCGATCTCCGGTGGGGTCAAGTTCACCGGCGTCAAGTTCAACGGGACGAACCTGGCCTCGACCAGCCCGTCCGGCCTGAACGCCGACGACCGCGGCACCTACACGTGGATCCCGGGCGCGATCGGCTCGGACGGCCAGAGCTTCACCATCGCGCGCCACTGA
- a CDS encoding ABC transporter substrate-binding protein yields the protein MRLMRTVGVLAAVAVAAAGLTACRDSREIALGTSGRPHIKIMVGGLSKVIYLPGQLAQQIGAYQRQGLDVELFDQPSGANAETSLLAGEVQAVVGFYDHTIDLQAKEQCIESVVQFANVPGEAEMVATKKAGEVKSGADFKGRNLGVTSLGSSTDFLTKALALRGGVTSKEYTPVKVGAGQTFISAMNQGSIDAGMTTDPTIAQLTNTGQAKVLYDMRTVEGTKAALGGLYPASSLYMGCEIVKRYPDIVQKLANAYVETLKWISSHTPEQVAAMMPPSFAGGDKALYVKSLRDSLPMFTKDGRMDPAGAQNVLKVLGESSSNVKPKKDKIDLSKTYTTQFVDAAHAQNQQ from the coding sequence ATGCGTCTGATGAGGACAGTCGGGGTGCTGGCCGCGGTCGCGGTCGCCGCGGCCGGGCTCACCGCCTGCCGCGACTCGCGGGAGATCGCGCTCGGCACCAGCGGCCGGCCGCACATCAAGATCATGGTCGGCGGCCTGTCGAAGGTGATCTACCTGCCCGGCCAGCTGGCCCAGCAGATCGGCGCCTACCAGCGACAGGGCCTGGACGTCGAGCTGTTCGACCAGCCGTCCGGCGCGAACGCCGAGACGTCGCTGCTGGCCGGCGAGGTGCAGGCGGTGGTCGGGTTCTACGACCACACGATCGACCTGCAGGCCAAGGAGCAGTGCATCGAGAGCGTGGTGCAGTTCGCGAACGTGCCGGGCGAGGCCGAGATGGTCGCGACGAAGAAGGCGGGCGAAGTCAAGTCGGGCGCGGACTTCAAGGGCCGCAACCTCGGCGTCACGTCGCTGGGTTCGTCGACGGACTTCCTGACCAAGGCGCTCGCCCTGCGCGGCGGCGTCACGTCGAAGGAGTACACGCCGGTCAAGGTCGGTGCCGGGCAGACGTTCATCTCGGCGATGAACCAGGGCTCGATCGACGCCGGCATGACGACCGACCCGACCATCGCGCAGCTGACGAACACGGGCCAGGCGAAGGTGCTCTACGACATGCGCACGGTCGAGGGCACGAAAGCCGCACTGGGCGGGTTGTACCCGGCGAGCTCGCTGTACATGGGCTGCGAAATCGTGAAGCGGTATCCGGACATCGTGCAGAAACTGGCCAATGCGTACGTCGAGACCCTGAAGTGGATTTCTTCGCACACACCGGAACAGGTCGCCGCGATGATGCCGCCGTCGTTCGCCGGCGGGGACAAGGCGCTGTACGTCAAGTCGCTGCGGGACAGCCTGCCGATGTTCACCAAGGACGGCCGGATGGACCCCGCCGGGGCGCAGAACGTGCTCAAGGTGCTCGGCGAATCGTCGAGCAACGTCAAGCCGAAGAAGGACAAGATCGACCTGTCGAAGACGTACACGACCCAGTTCGTGGACGCCGCGCACGCGCAGAACCAGCAGTAG
- a CDS encoding ABC transporter permease: protein MSLETPAAPAAPLPVLETEQDILARAKQATARRKRNIWLLRLAIVVVWLGSWELTATYWIDPFFYSKPSKIWERLVEWFSAGTDFGSIWYQILVTVEEAAIGFVIGAIAGVVFGVILGRSAYLAQVLAPFIKAANALPRIVLAALFVIWFGLGLSSKVATVVVLVFFAVFFNAFTGAREVDRNLIDNARILGATRGQVLKSIVLPSATSWILSSLHVAFGFALIGAVVGEYTGAKAGMGFLIANAQGTFDTAGVYAGMLIITVVALLAEWGISTLEGRLLRWRPPSASEAAVKAV from the coding sequence ATGTCGCTTGAGACCCCGGCGGCCCCGGCCGCACCCCTCCCCGTGCTCGAGACCGAGCAGGACATCCTGGCCCGCGCGAAGCAGGCCACCGCGCGCCGCAAGCGCAACATCTGGCTGCTGCGCCTGGCGATCGTCGTCGTGTGGCTGGGCAGCTGGGAGCTGACCGCCACGTACTGGATCGACCCGTTCTTCTACTCGAAGCCGTCGAAGATCTGGGAACGGCTGGTCGAGTGGTTCAGCGCCGGCACCGACTTCGGCTCGATCTGGTACCAGATCCTGGTGACCGTCGAGGAGGCGGCGATCGGGTTCGTCATCGGCGCCATCGCCGGTGTCGTGTTCGGCGTGATCCTCGGCCGCAGCGCCTACCTCGCGCAGGTGCTGGCGCCGTTCATCAAGGCCGCCAACGCGTTGCCGCGCATCGTGCTCGCCGCGCTGTTCGTCATCTGGTTCGGGCTCGGGCTCTCGTCGAAGGTCGCGACCGTCGTCGTGCTCGTGTTCTTCGCGGTGTTCTTCAACGCCTTCACCGGCGCTCGCGAGGTGGACCGCAACCTGATCGACAACGCCCGCATCCTCGGCGCGACCCGCGGCCAGGTGCTGAAGTCGATCGTGCTGCCCAGCGCGACGTCGTGGATCCTGTCTTCGCTGCACGTGGCGTTCGGCTTCGCGCTGATCGGCGCGGTGGTCGGTGAGTACACCGGCGCGAAGGCCGGTATGGGCTTCCTGATCGCCAACGCGCAGGGCACGTTCGACACCGCGGGCGTGTACGCCGGCATGCTGATCATCACCGTCGTCGCGCTGCTGGCCGAGTGGGGGATCAGCACGCTGGAAGGCAGGTTGCTGCGGTGGCGGCCGCCGTCCGCCTCCGAAGCCGCGGTCAAGGCGGTCTGA
- a CDS encoding ABC transporter ATP-binding protein — MVTPLIELTGATKRFPSGSGSVHTAVRDLTMTVQPGEFVAVVGPTGCGKSTTLSLVSGLQPPSAGRVRVNGEDVKSIPDGVGYMFQTDAVMPWRSVLENVASGPRFRGVPKAEARAQAVDWIARVGLAGFEKYYPHQLSGGMRKRVALAQTLVTKPKILLMDEPFSALDVQTRALMQDELLRLWSGSGAAVIFVTHDLDEAIALADKVVVLTTSPATVKDVFEIPLERPRKVEELRLTEDFRKLYADIWESLRSEVDKAREKGASNVA, encoded by the coding sequence ATGGTTACCCCACTGATCGAACTCACCGGAGCCACCAAACGGTTCCCGAGCGGGTCCGGTTCCGTGCACACGGCCGTCCGCGATCTGACCATGACCGTCCAGCCCGGCGAGTTCGTCGCGGTCGTCGGCCCGACCGGCTGCGGCAAGTCGACGACGCTCTCGCTGGTCTCCGGCCTGCAGCCGCCGTCGGCCGGCCGGGTGCGGGTGAACGGCGAGGACGTGAAGTCGATCCCGGACGGGGTCGGCTACATGTTCCAGACCGACGCCGTGATGCCGTGGCGGTCGGTGCTGGAGAACGTCGCCTCCGGCCCGCGGTTCCGCGGGGTGCCGAAGGCCGAGGCCCGCGCGCAGGCCGTCGACTGGATCGCCAGGGTCGGGCTCGCCGGGTTCGAGAAGTACTACCCGCACCAGCTCTCCGGCGGCATGCGCAAGCGCGTCGCGCTGGCCCAGACGCTCGTCACCAAGCCGAAGATCCTGCTGATGGACGAGCCGTTCTCGGCGCTCGACGTCCAGACGCGGGCGCTGATGCAGGACGAGCTGCTGCGGCTGTGGTCCGGTTCGGGGGCCGCGGTGATCTTCGTGACGCACGACCTCGACGAGGCCATCGCGCTGGCGGACAAGGTGGTCGTGCTGACGACGTCGCCGGCCACCGTGAAGGACGTCTTCGAGATCCCGCTCGAGCGGCCGCGGAAGGTGGAGGAGCTGCGGCTGACCGAGGACTTCCGGAAGCTCTACGCCGACATCTGGGAATCACTGCGCAGCGAGGTCGACAAGGCCCGTGAGAAGGGAGCGAGCAATGTCGCTTGA